In the genome of Channa argus isolate prfri chromosome 8, Channa argus male v1.0, whole genome shotgun sequence, the window cataTTCTGAAccaaaggttcctccaagtgatgtcacctggaggcctTTTTAAgatagaagtagagaaatattttaatgtcgGGAAGTCAGAagaaagtttaatggcattcatttacatgaacTACTCAAATttgaaccaaaagaagcaagtttgaTAACAGGGAAGACGTCCtttaataatgtataaacaCAGTTACTGTACTTATATTCTGGGGACAGAATAAAGTCGTTGATTTTTACATGCACTAACTTAAGGGATTATTTCTTGTTGTGAAGGTCATGATTCAGACTTACAGTGATTGTGACAATCTAGAGCAGATTTGTTGAACTTACTGAGAACAAAACTTACTCACAGTACCTTTAGTGTGTCCATATCCTTTGATGTAATCAAGGACAGGGGGTCCATCATTGTAGAGTGCATAGACAGAGCTGTTAGACTGAAGGACAAACACACTGtataaatgaatattattatattaataataaaaattatatatatatcattattaatgttatttatggaatttttcttaacatttcaattttcttgtaaaaacatttcttcctTCAACAAGCGGTTGGTAagtttagcttagcacaaatttactgtatttccaaCTCATAATTCATCAagcattttcctttcttttcttggtTTCTCTCTTTCCCACTCATAGGCTAATCTTCAacactgaaaaaatatttatactatatattttattctcttcaattttatttacatagcgtCAATTCACCTCAGcgctttttatatattaaagttGAGACAATACAGATTTATAAGAAAAACCCCAAGAATCTCCGTTGAGCAGCACCTGGGCGATGGTGCAGGGGAAAAACCCTTCTAATGGAAGCCACCTCAGACAACTAAAAGCTGGAGACCCTAACTTAACAATTGGGCCAGTTTTAACTTTCAGCTATATGGGAAAAGTAAAGTTTTAAGGCTAGTTGTAAAAGTAGAGATAGTACTGTATCTGCCCGCTGTATCTGAACTGGGACCTGGTTGAGGTGGGGATCTTAACAGCTGGATAAGGGATTATTTCATATGAACAGACCTGATACATTTGACGATTCTATTTCTTTGTTCTGTTACTCTTTTGCAATTAAAGTATAAAATTATATGGCACAAGGaagtactttattttatttatttgcatgcaCAACTTTCAACTTGAACTCGGAACTCAGAAAAGAAGCGTCTACTTAGCAAACTGGCACCAAAGAACTCTGCTACACACAAGGGTTAGTCTGAGATACTCACTTGGAGAACATTTTCTCACCTTGTAGACCTTTCCCATGTAAAGCTGGTTCAATGTGTTTGCCATTGCTCCTTGACTGGTGTTAATCATAAATTTACTCATCTGCCAGCTCCCTACAGAGGAGTCCAGGTACATGTACTCCACCCCACTGCTGACCTCTCCAATCTTATACTTGGGCAGCTTGTAGATGATAAACCTGCAGCCGCACAAAAGAGAAATATGCTTTATTGTGACAACAATCTGGGAAAATGCAAAGCGATTTAAaccaatttaaaatgtcatacctcaatgtgttaaaatgtgataCCTAAAATTTACAGCATGCCTGTTTACTTGCCAAAAGACTCAAGTCATATTAAATATTCAGTACTAACTACTGTGCCATTAATTCTTGCTATTATGTTGCATTGATTCATATCAACTCACCAATCGACAGGCTCACCAGCTTCGTTTCTACAGGAAATGTCACTATTACAcactgtgcaaaacaaaaacagactcaTAATCTGGAGGCATAATCTGATGCACGTGGCCATTCTGTACAACTCCTGCAGCTGAAGTGAAtgaataaaaggtaaaaatttGTTGTCAAGTCATGTGATTTATGACTGAGTGAATACGAAACAGTTGCCTGTATATGCAAAACAGGAAGTCATGAGATGTGGTCACATGGAAGGGGAATACTGAAGGGGCTGGTAGAATATATAGAAGCTATATTAAATATGATATTTGGGTGCTGGTACGAACTGTACACGAATCTTGAgtctattttacttttacttataaTTCAACAGTTTTTGGGGGGCTATTCCAGCAGCAGTTCTCACATAACTATTTAGTAGTAAATACATTATAGCTTATTAAAACtagaataatttttaataaaccGATGAGGCTGCTGATCACTGAAGTGGAAATCTTCTGGTGAAATGAAAGTCGttcatttaactttttgttttctcttttcattgtcAGTGGCATTGATTAAGGTTGATTGATTCGGTGAAAGACAATGAAATACTGTAATTTAGAACTTAGTGAAAGATTAAACTTAATTACATCTAATTACATCTAATCTGATTTTCATCAGTTAAAAAACAGTAACATTAAAAGTGCCAACAGATTACAGGCATAGAgaacaaacagaacaataaaTATCAGTTAATGGCAAAAGTCTGAGTTTTATGAACgcataaaattacatttaattccaCTCCTATGGCAATAACGCTTGTTCTGAGAATTTCAGACAACtttgtaataaatattgatttaaacattaatatagCAAAACTCCTGTGttcatttgacatttaatgACGTAGAGCGACATCTGAATTCAGTCTTGTTCCTCCAAAAGATCATAATTTGAGGATTTGGCCGCTGTTTACATCCCCCCGCGAGCTAACTCCACGGCAGCACTCAGCCAACTCCATGACGTCATCAGCGCATTAAAAACGTCTCATCCTgacactgtttttattgttgctggcgACTTCAACCAGTGTAGTTTACGGACTGTATTCCCCAAATACCACTAGCATGTGGACATTCCCACCCGTGATAAGAACACTCTGGACCATGTTTACAGTAACATACGTGGTGCATACAGGGCTGCACCCGGCCCCCACTTCggacactcagaccacatctccttgttcctgtaccctgcttacagacaaagactgaaacaaacacaccctgtcaccaaacaggttaaactctggACCCCAGAGACCGAGAGCAccctgcaggactgttttgctcttacagactgggatgtgtttaaagctgcagccactctggaggactcttccGTCAGCGTACAGgattatgctgagtatgtgactgggtacatcagcacttgtgtcgATAACATCGTGCCCACCATACAAATCAGGTTTGTTTCCAAGTTTCCAAACCAGAAGCCCTGGATAAACCGTCAGGTACATCACATGCTGCGTGCTCActctcttgcatttagatcaggcaatgagaccGAGTACAAAGCTGCGAAGTATGGACTGAGAAAAGCAATCACAGCGGCCAAGAGACAGTACAGAGAGGAGCTGGACAGCTTCTACTATACTGCTGACTCAGGGCGGATGTGGCaaggcctgcagcacatcacagactacaggaccaacaccaccaacaacatcaCCTCAACAGACTGCCGGACGACCTCAACACATTCTACACCCGCTTTGAGGcccccagctacactgcagagagggggcccacacacacctggaccactcaacccccctcccctccaccaacaGTCTCAACGacccaggtacacaaagctctgaggaagatcaacctccgcaaagcagcaggacctgacaacattcctgggcgggccctcagagcatgtgccaacgagctggctgacgttctcacctccatctttaacctctccctcagccagtgCACCGTTCCTTTGTGCTTTAAGACCACGACCATCGTCCCCCTGCTtaagaagagcccacccacctgcctgaatgactacaggccagtggcacACGATAtgtgaaaggagaggagaacgcatcagccactgttcatccgggagcttgaagtggagagggtgagcagctttaaatacctgggtgtccacatcactgaggacctcacttggacacctcacgtcacgcagctggtcaagaaggcccaacagcggctgtatttttTGAGGAGGCTGAGCAAGTTTGGCATGttgcctaagatcctcagcaacttctacagctgcgtcattgagagtgtcctgaccaactgcatcatggtgtggtacggcagcactactgccatggaccgcaaacgcctgcagagagttgtgaagactgcacagaagatcaccaggactccactgccctctctgcagagcttctaccaccgcagagtaaacaggagagctgcttccatcctcaaagacccctcccacccccagcactgactgttcacacttctaccctcaggacggaggtacagaagtgtgaaatgcaggacttcAAAACTGAAGAACTCTTCTTCCCCTCTGCGAtgagactcctaaacagctgacaggagtttgcaaccatgaacataacatacCATAACATACCATAACATaccataacataacataacataacataacataacataacataacataacataacataacataacataacataacataacataacataacataacataacataacataacataacataactgttacacggacacaactgtttacatggacacaaccGTTTACATGGAAACAACTGCTTacgaatcacattttgtatttgcacactaATTTTTTCAAAACTGCACTACCGCACTGTTTTGTATGAAAATCTTAATGTGAAAAGGAATAAATgccataaaaatataaaataaatttaatggaGTATAAAGAACATTATTTCCAACTAAACGGAGCTGAAGTTAGAGCGTAGAAAAACAACACTCTAGTAAAGAATAAGATTTTAAGTATCTTAAAATTGTGCCTAATCGAGGTACTTGAGTGAATATAGTTACTTTCTGCCACTATTGGGAGCATTATTTTTAGAGAGACACGTGTATTCTATCTAACTATCTGTTATCAGTCATTCAGTGAAATATATTACCTATACCAGATTTCACCACATTTCTCCAACATGAATCTACACCACTATTTAATAAATCATTCTTTAAAGGAGGATTTATTGAATAGTGTTGTAGACATCCACACTAAGAGAAAATTCATGCAGAGTGTTTGGGCtatcaaataaagaaatatgaaaGTGCGCAGAGTGGGTGCTTTAGAatacaacataacaaaaaaatctgtattgATAAATGAAATCTGGTCTGTGTGCCTACATGTGCATATAACAAAGGAAcatgaaaaagtgtgtgtttgtgtgagcattTTCATGTCTGACAGTGTAATTACATATATGGTACTGGTAAAACGGGTTGAACAACACTTCCAATAGCCTGAGTGCAAAGGTAGCACCATCCTCTCTACAAAATCTTTCTATAACAGTAGGGACACATTCTGCTAGAGACAGTGAGTGACTGAGTTCAGATAACAGGGAAAGAAAACGAAGACACAATGGAAACTGGATTACAACAGGtgaatatttgattattttatataCAGGTGTAATTTTTCTTAATAACAGAACATAATGAACATGCTGACCATAAGAAGCTGCCTTAAATTATTTACTACTGGAGTTTGTCCAGTTTTTGAGGTCAGTGACCATGTAGACAAACATCGAACTGCAAAATGTTACAACTGCAAACCAGTGTCAAACCCCAGTTCTGTAAACTGTCAAAAACCTTTTGTCATAAATTGTCAATAATTTCTGACAATTTATGGACTCTGCTACACATATTTAATTTCACGTGTCTTACTCTTCACACAGTGGGTTTAAGTTTCTcatgtacttttatttactcTACTATTACTGATCATTTTGGAAGACAAGACAAATGTGCAgaatttcattttcctttttaaaaaatattgataataatgCAAGATTTAATTGTATCATTCCGTTATTATTTCATGCATTACTAGAATAATGTAGGTATAAATTAATCTTCGGACTGTGGAAAATAATCATTCTTAAGTGACCAATCAAAGGGCACAATAGCTTATCAAGTAAAATTGTGTGTATTGCATTGTAGACatgcaaatgtttaacaaaCTCAGGCAAAAATTCAGTTTGCACAGATTACAAACTGttaatttttaaagaaaaggaaaaaagcataATCAAGCAATATTTATatagcaaataaaataaatgcataatgCAAAATACCAGCAGATTCCTGTAATTAAACAGCTTTTTACATAACCACAAAGCTCTGAACTGTAACTTGTCAGTAATCTGAGCCTTGTGTGTGTCAGAATGTGGAGTTTGTGCGAACAGGCTACGGCAAGAACAAAGTGAAGGTGATGGTCATCAGGAGAGAGGGGAGCCACCACTACATCATCGAGCTGAAGGCTGACGTGGAGCTCACACTGAAATCACGCAAGGATTATATCAACGGAGACAACTCAGACATCATCCCCACTGACACCATGAAGAACACTGTTCATGCTCTGGCCAAGCTAAAGGGGGTAGGCAGAACAGAATGGAACCTCAAGCAGTGTCGAAGCTACAAATTTTAGACTTAATACATAAGACCCCACTGGTGATCTAGTTTTTCATTACGTTACATACAAATTGTGGATAATTCATTGTTATTTACACTGTCTTTATGGGCTTTGCAGGCAGACAATAGCAGCAACAGTTTCTAAAACCAGtcctcaaagaaaacaaaccgAATTATGTTCATTCAGGATGGTGAAAAAAGCCCATTTTATTTCTTACAGTGACCAGTTTAAATTCAGAAATGTTCCAGTGGTCTATGCTCATATCAACCTCATAAGTAAAAGCTGTGATAAAGATCATTAGGAATGAATTTGTGCTACATTTGCACTTAAcgattttttttgtatttgaggagttataacataataaaaaacaacaagccTCAAGAGAAAAAGGCTCTCTCCAGATTTAAACAACTGGGAGCGGAAAATATGGAGACAGGTTGAACAGGGCAGATGACAACATGCAGAGATTAATTTGCTATACAGTGTTCGAATTAGACTATGATCCcattttggttaaaaaacacaaaacagcatgTCATAACCCCATAAGACCTAATGCAGCTTCATTTTAGGGCAATAGTCCACAGTTCATTCACTCGAGCTCCTAATACGATCATGCTTTTACCTCACTACAGAGACTTGTGTCaagctcaaacacacaccaacaaaatGCAGTGTAAATATACGCTTGTTTGGTTGCCATTGTTCTTAAATGACATTGTTTCTCATATTAGTGcaatgttttttgtctgttccATTTGCAGCATTTCACCCAATATTTTGTGTATCCTCATCTGTTCAGGTAAAGACCATCGAGCAGTTCTCCCTGGACATCTGTCATTATTTCTTGACCTCTTTTAACCATGTGGTGAGGGCCAAAGTTCACATGGAGGAGGCTCCATGGAGAAGGTTGGAGAAggtaaaatacagtatttaataattaaaactttACAGGCAGAcaatagcagcagcagttcCTAAAACCAGTCCTCAATGAAAACAAACCTTAAccaaattattttcattcagGATGTAGAGATACAACTTATTAGTCATAGGTAGGAGAAGTTTAGAAATACTCTCTGTTGCATTAGGAAACAATTTTAATATGCcaggcaggaaaaaaagatCTGGGTGAATGTAGTGCAACAATCATTATTCTTATTAATAATTACAGATGACCTTTCTCAtaacatatttaattaatttcacaGAGATTTCAAATTTTTGTCCATTAATTAAACGGTAAACATAATCACGTAATTCCTTAAAAGGCTGTTTATGCTGCCTTCCAGTGGCATCTTGTTGTAATGATGTTGTAGTGCACTCAAAGGTTGTTTGCATGTTATGACATCACTGTTAAGTGTGATAACAAGTGCAACAGGGAACACTTTAGACCAAATCCATCACTGATGCACCTTTTACAAGTGCACCTTAGAGCATAAACTATTTATATAAAACTGTCTTAATAGGATGTGTCAAAAGAAACGATGGGGACAAGAGAAGTAAACATCTTCCAAAGTATAAAAATAgtttcagtggaaaaaaattttaaaatttaaatgtaaaaatgtaaaaaacctTAGTACTATAAGACTAGCAATTTGTTAGGACTTCAGATAAACTTTTAATACATCTTTGCTCAGGGGGTGAGCAAAGGGTTGAGGACTTTATTTCCCACTTGATTAGCTGTTTCCCATTGAATTCCcattgaaagttttttttttggtggaatCTCTTCAAGACCTCAAATAGCCAAATTATccataattaacatttttaactcAGTACAGTACGTGTGATTGAGCAACGGATTAAGATGCtgattttttctctctctcagaacGGCGTAGAGCATGCTCATGCATTTATCTTCAGCCCAGAGGTTTGTCACTTCTGTGATGTTGAACAGAATCTCAATggtaaccacacacacacacagacagaattaTTTTAACTCTTTAttaatactgtacagtaaagtgGACATTTCCTGATGTTGCTAACAGTTGTCTTATGATGAGCTCATTATTGAACttgatgtaaatgtgtttacatgctaGTGTGCAAGCAGTAAAACAACTTTCTGATTGCTCTGATTACTCCACACTATACTTACTGACTCTGTGGTACCACAGGCATCCCGGTGGTTCACAGTGGGGTAAAGAACATGAAGGTTCTTAAGACTACACAGTCTGGTTTTGACGGTTTCCTTAAAGACCGCTTCACCACGCTGCAAGAGACCAAGGACAGGTGTTTCTGCACCTCTGTCTACAGCCGGTGGCGCTACAACAAGGTTCAGGATGTCGACTTTGATGCTGTGTGGTAACTATTAAAGACTTGTGAGCGAGAACTCCAGCATAACTTTAACTCCAGCTCTTTCTcgcaaacatttattaaaaaaacttcTAAACCTTCACATGTAATAATCATCACCATCCTCATAGGAAATGCATTAAGGAGACGATTATTGAGAAGTTTGCTGGCCCTTACAACCGTGGAGAGTACTCACCCTCTGTGCAGAAAACCCTTTATGAAACACAGGTGTTGGTCCTGGAAAGAGTTCCTGAGGTACACCCACTTTTAGAGCACAATCACTTGTATTCAGATAAGCAGCTTTGGCTTTCCCAGAGTAGGATTCACTGCTTCCTACTGATACATATAACAGGCCTATTCAGAAAGGTGTTAAATTAAGTGTTCTCGCTTTTAGGTGGATGAAATAGAGATCGTCATGCCCAATGAGCATTACTTCACCATAGACATGACAAAACTAGGCCTCATCAATGAAGATGAAGTAAGTTCTGTtctgaaaattattttgttacctGTTCCGTCCTATAATTATTGGGTGTTACGGTACTAATGTTCTTCACAGGTACTTCTCCCCCTGGATAATCCATCTGGGAACATTACAGGGACAGTACGCAGGAAACAGCTTGCAAAGCTGTGAAGGCCTCTACAAAATCCAGATGTACAACATATTAACCTTAATAAGCGGTTCATTAGAAATGGAATTGTCAGTTCTAGGGAAACTCAGACTGATGTTCTTGACACAAATAAACTACTTTCAATGAATTTATAGACTGATGTTGTTCTTTGGTGAAAAAAAGCACCATTTATTGCAAATCTTTGATTCATATATTCAAACTCCAGTGTTATGTTGCACATATACATTGGTCATACACACTTCAATACAGTTGTCTCTTTTAAAGCACCACAGGTAGGAACATAATAAGAATATgtacacataaatatttttatatcaaaagCCTCAAGCCTAGATAATGTAGACGTGAACTAACAAAGAGGCTTTTGTTTGGCTCTGTGTGtcttggaaaacaaaaagcttaaTGGTTACATGTTAATGAGAATTTATGGACTCTGCTGCACATCTTAAAGCATGAAACTGACTTTAGGGCAAAATGGGATGCATCAAAATGACTTCACAAATCAGTGTTCAGGTACAACAGAACAGCtatatttcattttacatacaaatccttttttaaaaaattcgaCATAGATTAGCTCAattttgcacacacagacacacacacacacacacacacacacacacacacacacacacacacacacacctgcaaaaTATTCTCTCcaaatttacttattttaaataaaacacacagaaaataaaataaatttctgAAGCAGCAGAAATAAGAATGGCTGAAAAGGGTAAACAGCTGGGTGGACTCCATGTGCAACCCATTTCTGGGGTCCATGACttataaaaacttacagcatTCAAATCCTGTTAAGGTGCCACTGTGGTCGGATGAGTCTTTTGAGAGGTGGCAGCTAACCTGGGGAGTCTCCTGACACAATGATTGTCACTGAGGTTGGTGTTGCGACAACATGTACTGCTACGAAGCATTGCTCTTCAGGTGCTGAGTCTGCAGCGGCTTCACGTGATACTCGTAGATCTTCAGTGCAGGGCCGAGCTTTATAGACAGCCCCGTCAGCACGTCGTTACGTGTCATCAGGAGCAGGGATTTGCCATCAATTTCCTGTCAGGTGGAGGGAGAAGTATTTGAGTGACACCATATTTAATTGAGTCTGTAACAGTAATTTTGAGCAGGATGAGCACTCCAACCTGATCCTGGAAAGCTGTGGCTTGTTCCTCAAACCCTGTTGCTTTGAAGTAATTGACAACATCAGCAACGCCCCAGTTGGCAGGGTCCGGGAGCTGACCATTCTCCACTGGGCTGTCACAGTGTAAGGATTTGCATTAATATTACttaattaaacatgtttaacatgATTTCAAATCTTTCAACAAACTATGTCTTACCTTTTTGTGTCAACAGAGCCATTTGTCTTGTCTTCCATGCtggctaaaaaaagaaatatagactataataattataaaatcaGTAGAAATTAAAGATGTATGTAATTGTGTATTCAATCAAACATTATTGGCTATTATCTTGTAGGAAGAAATTCTAAAGTTCACTAGTTTGAGCTTGTGAAATGTGAAGTTTTATAGGCGACtgttaagtttatttaaaatgtgagtTCTGCTCAAAAACCAGTTTGCACTATAATTAAATGAGGCGCTGATTAATTctgttttatacacattttcCCTTGACTAAGTTTAAGTATGTTTTAATGATCATCATATTGGATATTTAAAAGTTATATAATGTTGCTAGTGAAGCTACCACAGGATGTGAGAAGTTAAAACACTTCAATAAGATCTGCTAAAGAGATGTGAGTAATTTGAAACCGAAACCATAATTTAAGTACTAGTTACTAGTGCATAGAAAGCGTGTTTTCACTCAGCTCATGCGGTTTCAAGCTTAGGCTCTAAGTTTTGCCCTAATTTACAAATTAGTAAAGATACTTACGGTCTGTAACGTTGCAGTAATTTTTCATCAGACGTCTCTCTAAGAACTTCACACCATCATTGTTCCTCTTTTTGCATTCACTGGATGTCTCAGCTGGATTGACAGAAAAATACTGCGTCCGTTAAACCAgcaaaacagcatttaaaagcaaaacacagcagcGGGAGAAAACAAAGCTGGTGCTGTGAAGAGCTGCAGTGGGAAACGACGACTGAAACTCTCGTTGTTAGccagtttctttaaaaatagCAGAGAAACGTTACGTAAACCATCAAATTGTCTTAATTACCACTttcaaaaataaagtgaaacaaaccaataaaataaaaccaaaaaacactgaatgacaCAAGCACGATATAGGGATAATGTTACACTGAATGACGAAAGCTAATATTGAATCTGTGCGTTTTCGTATTAAGCTAACAGGAATAGTTAGCTGGGCTTGCTAATACAAAAATTTAACAGTTACCTTATCTTAGATGATTCCTGCTTGACAACCACACTTCGTCCAAGCTGAACACGTAGTTCGGATAACAAAAATGATTTCCAataactgagatattttacaaattaataatCCGTGATATTCATTTGATAAAATCAAGATTTAATCAAGTAGAGCCAACTAGCCCTCTTCATCGGTTTAGCTTCCTTCGCCTACATGACAGCGGAGAATCATGGGAAgtgaagtttttcttttgttatttttttttttttttgcgtttgGAGTTTGTACATAATTCACATAACTACGATAACTGCGAactaaacaaactgcaaaattttttccccacattaaacacaaacaagagcgggttttaataaaaaacaatttattatagTGACATATCCTTTGTTACAGAAAATCTGCTACAGCAAAGTATACTCCCCTTGCAATTACAAGTACTGTAAATATGGGTGGGAAAAACGTGTCAGCCTTCTAAGTGTTGTGCAAAATATCCCACAAACTAAATACAGACACATTTCAGATTATTGATCCCATACTGTCTTTTGTGACTATCTATGAAAAACTGATTTCTATTCGTCAGGGATGTGAGGTGGCTCAGGAATAAGTGCCATTCATTACATCCAAAATGACAAACACTACAAATGTGAGTTAATGACAACAGAAGAGCGGTGGAGTTTCTTTCAGGTTTTCTGGGAAGATTTACACACAGGAAATTTGGATTCAAACATGCTGAAGGTGTAACTTTCTATATTAAAGAAtgcttttcatttgctttacaTGCTTTACACCTTCACCTGGgggaaataattatttgtatcaCCTTCtaagtaaacaaataaaacaaataatatgcagaatttttttttaaaataaaaggctttaataggctttaataatttaaataggaATGAGAGGCATCAATTAGTATTAACTTGGGcaattttttcccccccaaaacaTATTATGCTTATATagacaaatggaaaaaatgttaaaataaataattctatATCCTCAATGTTTTTAAcactgtgaataaaacatttacagccgCCTTATAAATACTGATAGTTACGCaagtttaatcatttaaaatgttatggtATTAGACAtatctaaatataaataaaaggagCATGTGAAACATTTGTGCCATTTCCAATTGAATTGGGGCTACATAAATTGTCATATTATTTACTATGCCAATATTGATATATGCCTGTAGCTCAAACTAAAAAATTGGGTCTCCAAACCATCTTTTACATTTGGTACTTGATTTTTAAACTTGATTAATTTGGCATTTATTCTTATCTACAAAGACTTAAGCACCATGTCAAATAATCAAACCTTCTAATGCCTCAAGAGAATAAAACTGTCAAcaatacattaatatttttaacagaGTGTGAAATGTAACACTTTGATTTCCCCATAGCCCTGAGTTTCCAACCTGCAGAAATAACTTCAAACTATGAACCACTCTCCCCCCTTGGACAACACAAACCTCCTTTAAAATGAATCAAGGGATTGCAAAAGTTTTGATATTTGGAAGTTCAACGGACGGAAACCTTGGCATTATAGGAACTGGACCTTAgacacagattttttaaaatacaacatgtCAACATGTGATGTTCGTGAGGAGTTTGCAGGGGATTTCAATTCAGGAGCAAGGACAGTGTCAAAATTAACAGACATTGAATGGTGCTCATTAAAGAAAAACCCCTAATAAAACCTGTATTTTTCCTGGAGGATTAAAgtatatattaaatatgtatagaCAATAACTTATCTGGCGTGACTTGCAATAAAAAAACTC includes:
- the uox gene encoding uricase, producing the protein METGLQQNVEFVRTGYGKNKVKVMVIRREGSHHYIIELKADVELTLKSRKDYINGDNSDIIPTDTMKNTVHALAKLKGVKTIEQFSLDICHYFLTSFNHVVRAKVHMEEAPWRRLEKNGVEHAHAFIFSPEVCHFCDVEQNLNGIPVVHSGVKNMKVLKTTQSGFDGFLKDRFTTLQETKDRCFCTSVYSRWRYNKVQDVDFDAVWKCIKETIIEKFAGPYNRGEYSPSVQKTLYETQVLVLERVPEVDEIEIVMPNEHYFTIDMTKLGLINEDEVLLPLDNPSGNITGTVRRKQLAKL
- the samd13 gene encoding sterile alpha motif domain-containing protein 13 isoform X2, whose protein sequence is MALLTQKVENGQLPDPANWGVADVVNYFKATGFEEQATAFQDQEIDGKSLLLMTRNDVLTGLSIKLGPALKIYEYHVKPLQTQHLKSNAS
- the samd13 gene encoding sterile alpha motif domain-containing protein 13 isoform X1, which translates into the protein MKNYCNVTDPSMEDKTNGSVDTKSPVENGQLPDPANWGVADVVNYFKATGFEEQATAFQDQEIDGKSLLLMTRNDVLTGLSIKLGPALKIYEYHVKPLQTQHLKSNAS